In Alkalihalobacillus sp. TS-13, the following are encoded in one genomic region:
- a CDS encoding TetR/AcrR family transcriptional regulator, whose amino-acid sequence MNSKNQELTTRQQRSIQTRKNLLKAAELIFINQGFQKTTITQIIKKADTGYGTAYVHFKNKDDILIELIDGVMQKFHEIAELPFHPILVEEAKQLIEKQTYLFLEMAQKEDRILKVVEEAIGSSLAVQSKWKEIRERFIKGIAKDISYTQQHGLARKDVDPNLVARGWFFSNEMYLWEIVRGENQAAVKDIVYNLSTMYVKGLYK is encoded by the coding sequence ATGAACTCAAAGAACCAGGAGCTTACCACCCGCCAGCAACGCTCGATCCAGACACGTAAAAACCTACTGAAAGCGGCTGAACTCATTTTCATCAATCAAGGCTTCCAAAAAACTACAATCACACAAATCATTAAAAAAGCGGATACTGGTTACGGTACTGCGTATGTTCATTTTAAAAACAAGGATGACATTCTTATTGAGCTCATTGACGGCGTTATGCAGAAATTCCATGAAATTGCAGAGCTTCCTTTCCATCCAATTTTAGTGGAAGAAGCAAAACAGCTCATTGAAAAGCAAACCTATCTTTTCCTCGAAATGGCACAAAAAGAGGATCGAATTTTAAAAGTAGTTGAAGAGGCAATTGGTTCATCACTTGCTGTACAAAGCAAGTGGAAAGAAATCCGTGAGCGTTTCATAAAAGGGATTGCGAAAGACATCTCCTATACCCAACAACATGGTTTAGCCAGGAAGGATGTCGATCCAAACCTTGTCGCAAGAGGCTGGTTCTTTTCAAATGAAATGTATTTATGGGAAATCGTCCGCGGTGAAAATCAAGCAGCAGTGAAGGACATCGTTTATAATTTATCCACGATGTATGTGAAAGGATTATATAAATAA
- a CDS encoding 3-ketoacyl-ACP reductase produces the protein MAQSIEGKTAYITGAARGIGKATALELAREGVHVGLLARTESTLEKVAEEARSLGVKASVAVADIADMEQVENAISKLETELGPTDILINNAGIGTYGSFLDIDPEDWKRTFEVNVFGTYHVMRAVLPQLIKKNRGDIINISSSSGLKGTAKSTAYSGSKFAVQGMTEALMQEVRKNNIRVMTLNPSLVATELTFGDELDAADKEKYMQPEDLAEHMVSQLKLHQRIFIKQSLQWATNPF, from the coding sequence ATGGCACAATCGATTGAAGGTAAAACGGCTTATATTACAGGTGCTGCTCGTGGTATCGGAAAAGCTACAGCATTAGAACTTGCACGCGAAGGCGTTCATGTCGGCTTACTAGCTCGTACCGAAAGCACATTAGAAAAAGTTGCAGAAGAAGCAAGATCACTAGGTGTGAAAGCGAGTGTCGCTGTTGCTGATATCGCGGATATGGAACAAGTGGAAAACGCCATTTCCAAACTGGAAACTGAACTAGGACCCACCGATATTCTGATAAATAATGCAGGCATCGGAACCTATGGTTCATTCTTGGATATCGATCCCGAAGATTGGAAAAGAACGTTTGAAGTGAACGTGTTCGGAACGTATCATGTAATGCGTGCTGTACTCCCCCAGCTAATCAAGAAAAACCGCGGGGATATCATCAATATTTCATCAAGCAGCGGGTTGAAAGGTACAGCGAAAAGTACAGCTTACAGTGGATCAAAGTTTGCGGTTCAAGGCATGACGGAAGCGTTGATGCAGGAAGTTCGAAAAAATAATATCCGAGTCATGACACTGAACCCAAGCCTAGTAGCTACAGAGCTGACCTTTGGTGATGAACTTGATGCAGCTGACAAAGAGAAATACATGCAGCCAGAGGATCTAGCGGAACATATGGTTTCTCAGTTGAAATTGCATCAACGTATTTTTATCAAGCAATCCCTTCAGTGGGCGACAAATCCATTTTAA